GCTCGGTGGAGGATTGACATCGTCATGAATGCCGAATGCGGAAAGGATTCCGCAGGGGATGCGGCCCGGAAAGGATTCCGGGCCAAGCGAGTGAGGAGGTGGCCCGGAAAGGATTGCGGGCCGAGCACGGCTCTTGGGTTGAGGCCGAAGGCCACCTTGGGTCATGACTTTAATCCTCACTGATAAGCTTCTTGCATGCGTGTTTGGCAATCAGGTCGCAGTGTTTTGGTCCTGCTCCCCAAGAACGCTCGCTCTCGGACAGGCGCGCTCGCCTTCTTTGCCGCGAATCAGCTGCTCAACTAGTGACTCGGCGTCTTGAATTTCCGCGGTCTGAAGCTACAATGAAATAGGCAACTGAAAGGATTAAGCAGATGGCCAAACGAGATAGCGGCACCAGCAGGCCATTTATGCGTCTTGAGGACATCGCCCGGGCGGCAGGTGTCAGCACCGCCACAGTTTCCTACGCTCTGGCGGGCACGAAAGGGGTATCGGCGGCTACCCGGCGCAGAATCTTGAAGATCGCTGACGAACTGGGTTACGTGCCCAACCGCCAGGCCTCCGGCCTGCGGGCGCAAAGAAGCTTGATCCTTGGTTCTTTGATCCCCGACATCAGGAACCCGTTTTTCGCTGACATCACCGCCGGCCTGGAAAGTGCGGCCGCCTCCCTCAACTATCGTCTCATGCTGTGCGTGACGGAGGATGACCCGGCCGACGAGGCCCGCCACCTCCAGATGCTCTTGGAGCACCATGTTGACGGGCTGGTGATCGTCCCGGTGGCGCGGAGCCCGGAAGGTGCTTATCCAAACCTAGAACTGCTCAAGCTGTTCCAGCGACGCCAAATTCCGATCATTTCCATCGTTGACGGCATTAACGAATTGGAGACCGGCCGAATCACAACCGCGGTCTACCAGGGTACGCGGATACTGGCGGATCACCTGATCAGTTTGGGGCATCGCGACATCGCGTATTTCTCGCAGCCGTTCCAGCGCATCCAGAAATATGGGCGGCATACGGCCTACCACGATGCTCTTCGTGAAGCTGGTATTCCCTACCATCCCGAACTGATGGTCGAGACTGGGCTGAGCCCGGGGGAAGCTTATCGGCAGACAGGCCGGCTGCTCGATAGCGGCGTGCGGTTTACCGCCGCCATGTACCCCAACGATTACATGGCCGTCGGCGGTCTGCGAATGTTTCGCGAACGAGGGATTCGGGTGCCTGACGACGTCTCCGTCACCGGTTTCGATGACATCGAGCTAGCTCGTTATTGCGAGATTCCTCTCACAACCGCCGCCTTCCCGGTCCGGCAGTTAGGAGAGATGGCGATTCGGGAACTCGTGTCACTTCTGGGTCGGGCGGATCGCGGAGACGAGCAGCCGACCGTCGATGTGGCCCTTCGGCCGACGCTGGTGGTGCGGCAGTCGACCGGCCCGCCGCCGGCATGAGTACCTGTGGAGTGCACGGCTGGGTCGGGCTCTCTGATTGCCAGGGGCCCTTTGGGATCCTCTCACTCGAGGAGAAAATCGGTCCGCGTGAGGGCAGCCAATGCCGAAAAGAAGGTCAATACCTCATGCATATCAGATTGCTTTCTCCTGAGGGTCGAGGCTCGTGCCTGGCGGTATGAATTTCCGTGGTCCACGCAGACAATGGCTTGTGACACATCGGCGGACAAGGCGACAAGATTGAACGGCTCCAAGCATACGTGCGTCGTTCTCGTCGGCTTCAGGTTGTTACTGCCGCTTTGCGCAGCTGCGTCCGCGGTGGCGGCAACCAACGTCCCACAATTCGGCGTCTTCGAGCAATCCTTTACAGCATCCGGCAGCTACGCAAACCCTTACACCGAGGCTTCCGCCACGGGCTTCTTCAGCCGGCCGGGTGGCGGGACTCTAACCGTTCCCCTGTTTGGGGAGGGCGGGGCGACCTGGAAGCTCAGGTTCTCGCCCGATGCTCTCGGAACATGGACCTGGTTTGCGTCCTCCGCCGACAGTGGCCTCAACGGACAGTACGGGCAGTTCTCGGTGGTTGGGAGCACCCTGAAGGGCGGGATCCGGCGGCGGGCGGCGACGCCGCACCACCTCGAGTATCAGGACGCCGCTGTTTTTTGGCTCTTCCGGGACACCAACTTCGGCATGATGGCCGACAACTCGGCTGAAAACTCGGAGCGATCGACGATCCAATCCTACATCAGCCTCCGGGCATCGCAGGGCTTCAATCTCACCCATGCCGAATTGATGAACCACGGCGGGTGGTCAGCGAACACCGGAGGCAATCCGCTCGCCAGTTACATGAACGAGACCATCAATCCCGCCC
This genomic window from Phycisphaerae bacterium contains:
- a CDS encoding LacI family DNA-binding transcriptional regulator; its protein translation is MAKRDSGTSRPFMRLEDIARAAGVSTATVSYALAGTKGVSAATRRRILKIADELGYVPNRQASGLRAQRSLILGSLIPDIRNPFFADITAGLESAAASLNYRLMLCVTEDDPADEARHLQMLLEHHVDGLVIVPVARSPEGAYPNLELLKLFQRRQIPIISIVDGINELETGRITTAVYQGTRILADHLISLGHRDIAYFSQPFQRIQKYGRHTAYHDALREAGIPYHPELMVETGLSPGEAYRQTGRLLDSGVRFTAAMYPNDYMAVGGLRMFRERGIRVPDDVSVTGFDDIELARYCEIPLTTAAFPVRQLGEMAIRELVSLLGRADRGDEQPTVDVALRPTLVVRQSTGPPPA
- a CDS encoding DUF5060 domain-containing protein — protein: MAATNVPQFGVFEQSFTASGSYANPYTEASATGFFSRPGGGTLTVPLFGEGGATWKLRFSPDALGTWTWFASSADSGLNGQYGQFSVVGSTLKGGIRRRAATPHHLEYQDAAVFWLFRDTNFGMMADNSAENSERSTIQSYISLRASQGFNLTHAELMNHGGWSANTGGNPLASYMNETINPAHWQEVDGRVGDLNAAGITASLFLAWNNSDPAPPSWKSFASDAARLRCARYIVARYSAFNVLFVVVGEWQESGPYAPLYGAVGSQMAADDPHDRPIAIHCTPDPGTVEPQFATAP